The DNA region ACGTCCGCTCCCTGCCGGGCGAAGGCGAGCGCGTGGCTGCGGCCCATCCCCCGCGCCCCACCTGTGATCATGGCGACCTGACCGTCGAACTGCTTGGTGCTCACGCCGGCGGACTCTACGACGGCGGGACACGTGCCGACTGCCGGCGGTACCGGTGGCCGGAACGCGGCAACGGTCGCGCCTACAGTCGCCCGGCGTGATCAGGCGCCTTTTCACGGTGGTAGTGCTTACGTTTGTTCTCATCGTCGCGGCCATCGTGATAGGCGGCGACATTGGTGTCCGCGTCTACTCGGAACATCAGATAGCCGATCGGGCCAAGTCCTCCACCGGCGCCCAGAGCGCGAGCGCCGGCATCCATTCGTTCCCGTTCCTGTACCACCTCCTGGTGGAGGGCAAGGCGAATCGGATATCGGTGCACCTCACGCGGGTACCCGTCGGGCTGCTCACGCTCGACAAGGTGGATGTCACGGCGCGGGGGGTTCATATCGACGTCGGCT from Acidimicrobiales bacterium includes:
- a CDS encoding LmeA family phospholipid-binding protein, giving the protein MIRRLFTVVVLTFVLIVAAIVIGGDIGVRVYSEHQIADRAKSSTGAQSASAGIHSFPFLYHLLVEGKANRISVHLTRVPVGLLTLDKVDVTARGVHIDVG